One segment of Candidatus Eremiobacterota bacterium DNA contains the following:
- a CDS encoding bi-domain-containing oxidoreductase, translated as MKQLFQSLRTGALELAELPVPQARAGHLLIRTRRSVISLGTERMLLDFGRAGWIEKARQQPDRVRQVLEKIKTDGILPTVQAVQSKLDQPITLGYSQAGEVIAAGSGVEGFRAGDRVISNGPHGEIVSVPATLCALIPPGVDDDTAAFTVIAAIALQGVRLISPTLGESVAVMGLGLIGLLTCQILGAHGCRVLGFDPDEKKADHARRFGAEAYALTESLDAVGIAHAFSSGYGVDGVIITASTKSNDPIHMAPRMCRPRGRVILVGVVGLALSRDDFYRKEISFQVSCSYGPGRYQAPYEKKGLDYPIGFVRWTEQRNFEAVLQLMKEKKLVTESLVTARSPFGSALDAYENVSGGTDMLGIMLDYDAPVDTALKVVPLGVSQASGKAAAPVIGFIGAGSFASSTLIPAFRETGARLKIIASAGGMSGYHAGRKFGFEAVTTDHRALLDDSEINAVVIATQHDSHGALVMEALRAGKHVFVEKPLCIKREELEALDETYRSLAEKPLLMVGFNRRFAPLTVRLREILSGFREPGTFVMTVNAGSLPADHWTLDGEAGGGRLIGEGCHFIDLIRFCAGSPLAEVQSFPGGASAAPGTVSLFLRCTNGSQGFLHYLTAGHKSFPKERLEVICGGAVLVLDNFRSLAGFGVKGFSREKPMAQDKGHGGCARAFVEAVEKGLPSPIPFEELVEVTDATFRAAGL; from the coding sequence GTGAAGCAGTTATTTCAGAGCCTCAGGACAGGCGCGCTTGAGCTCGCCGAGCTCCCGGTGCCGCAGGCCCGGGCGGGCCATCTCCTCATAAGGACAAGGCGGAGCGTCATCTCCCTCGGCACCGAGCGGATGCTCCTTGATTTCGGAAGGGCGGGGTGGATAGAGAAGGCCCGACAGCAGCCTGACAGGGTGCGCCAGGTCCTCGAGAAGATTAAGACCGACGGCATCTTGCCCACGGTGCAGGCTGTGCAGAGCAAACTGGATCAGCCCATCACGCTGGGCTATTCCCAGGCAGGCGAGGTCATTGCCGCGGGGAGCGGTGTCGAGGGCTTCAGGGCGGGAGACCGCGTCATCTCGAACGGCCCCCATGGCGAGATTGTCTCGGTGCCGGCCACTCTCTGCGCCCTTATCCCTCCCGGCGTTGACGACGATACGGCCGCTTTCACCGTGATTGCCGCCATTGCCCTCCAGGGGGTGCGCCTTATAAGCCCGACCCTCGGCGAGTCCGTGGCGGTAATGGGGCTCGGCCTCATAGGCCTCCTGACCTGCCAGATCCTGGGAGCCCACGGCTGTCGGGTCCTGGGCTTTGACCCTGATGAGAAGAAGGCTGACCACGCGCGGCGCTTTGGCGCTGAGGCCTATGCCCTCACCGAAAGCCTCGATGCCGTGGGGATCGCCCACGCCTTTTCATCGGGCTACGGGGTTGACGGCGTCATTATTACCGCCTCCACCAAGAGCAATGACCCGATCCACATGGCGCCCCGGATGTGCCGTCCCCGCGGGCGGGTCATTCTTGTGGGCGTCGTGGGCCTTGCCCTTTCCCGCGATGATTTTTACAGGAAGGAGATTTCCTTCCAGGTCTCCTGCTCCTACGGGCCCGGGCGCTACCAGGCGCCCTATGAGAAGAAGGGTCTTGATTACCCCATAGGCTTCGTGCGCTGGACCGAGCAGCGCAACTTTGAGGCGGTCCTGCAGCTCATGAAGGAGAAAAAGCTCGTGACGGAGAGCCTCGTGACGGCGCGCTCTCCTTTCGGGAGCGCCCTCGATGCCTATGAAAATGTCTCGGGAGGTACCGATATGCTTGGCATCATGCTTGACTATGATGCCCCTGTTGACACCGCGCTGAAGGTGGTGCCTCTTGGCGTATCCCAGGCTTCAGGGAAGGCTGCAGCGCCGGTGATAGGATTTATCGGCGCCGGGAGCTTTGCCTCGTCAACGCTTATCCCCGCCTTCAGGGAGACAGGCGCGCGTCTCAAAATCATTGCGAGCGCCGGGGGAATGTCGGGGTACCATGCCGGCAGGAAGTTCGGCTTTGAGGCGGTGACCACTGACCACCGGGCCCTTCTCGATGACAGCGAGATAAACGCAGTCGTGATAGCCACGCAGCATGACAGCCATGGGGCACTGGTCATGGAGGCCCTCAGGGCGGGAAAGCATGTCTTTGTGGAGAAGCCGCTCTGTATAAAGCGCGAAGAGCTTGAGGCCCTTGATGAGACTTACCGCTCCCTCGCAGAGAAGCCCTTGCTCATGGTAGGCTTCAACAGGCGCTTCGCCCCCCTTACCGTGAGGCTTCGTGAGATCCTCTCGGGCTTCAGGGAGCCCGGGACATTCGTGATGACGGTGAACGCCGGGAGCCTTCCCGCCGATCACTGGACCCTTGACGGCGAGGCCGGCGGCGGGCGCCTTATCGGCGAGGGATGCCACTTCATCGATCTTATAAGGTTCTGTGCCGGCTCACCCCTTGCGGAGGTGCAGTCTTTCCCCGGAGGTGCCTCTGCCGCTCCGGGCACGGTATCGCTCTTCCTGCGCTGCACAAACGGCTCCCAGGGCTTTCTCCACTACCTCACGGCAGGCCATAAGAGCTTTCCCAAGGAGCGCCTCGAGGTGATATGCGGCGGCGCCGTGCTGGTGCTTGACAATTTCAGGAGCCTCGCGGGCTTCGGCGTGAAAGGCTTTTCCAGGGAGAAGCCCATGGCCCAGGACAAGGGGCACGGCGGCTGCGCGAGGGCCTTTGTGGAGGCCGTCGAGAAGGGCCTCCCTTCACCCATACCCTTTGAGGAGCTCGTGGAAGTGACAGATGCCACTTTCCGTGCCGCAGGCTTATGA
- a CDS encoding AbrB/MazE/SpoVT family DNA-binding domain-containing protein, translated as MGETVKVSMKYQVTIPEEVRKKIPLEIGSRVKVFARDDEIVIKPVVEVPREQAWFWEASWLEKEKSATEDEKAGRTKSFDDVEEALRWLKS; from the coding sequence ATGGGCGAGACCGTGAAGGTGAGCATGAAATACCAGGTCACCATCCCCGAAGAGGTGCGGAAAAAGATACCCCTGGAGATCGGGTCGCGCGTCAAGGTCTTCGCCCGCGATGACGAGATCGTGATAAAGCCTGTCGTGGAGGTGCCAAGGGAGCAGGCATGGTTCTGGGAAGCCTCATGGCTTGAGAAGGAGAAAAGCGCCACTGAAGATGAAAAAGCCGGCAGGACAAAGTCCTTCGACGACGTGGAAGAAGCCCTCAGATGGCTAAAAAGCTGA
- a CDS encoding type II secretion system protein, which translates to MRNKGARGLSLAEIIVAMALLGFLISISSYIFVSAWRRYHVSNALQDVQFNAVRGVDLFSLDLTETSFSNVSTTRPNTWTFPSARDLSGIFHSTETGPLWSSWYIYHLVPDGQRKAADGSSLYFLARTQVEGDLYATFSVDTEIARKPYRVMARNVKRVQVEVLPLTTYYKIRMETENDIRGKPCTFNAQRDVVVHSP; encoded by the coding sequence ATGAGGAATAAGGGAGCCCGTGGCCTCTCGCTTGCGGAGATCATCGTCGCGATGGCGCTGCTTGGCTTTCTCATCAGCATCTCATCCTACATCTTCGTCTCGGCCTGGCGGCGCTACCACGTCTCCAATGCCCTCCAGGACGTCCAGTTCAACGCGGTCAGGGGAGTGGACCTCTTTTCCCTTGACCTCACCGAGACGAGCTTTTCCAATGTCAGCACCACAAGACCCAATACATGGACCTTCCCGTCAGCCCGGGACCTCAGCGGGATCTTTCACAGCACCGAGACAGGCCCTCTCTGGTCGAGCTGGTATATCTACCACCTTGTGCCTGACGGGCAGAGGAAAGCCGCGGACGGCTCGTCCCTCTACTTCCTTGCGAGGACCCAGGTTGAGGGTGACCTCTACGCGACCTTCAGCGTCGATACAGAGATTGCCAGGAAGCCCTATCGGGTGATGGCGAGAAACGTGAAGCGCGTCCAGGTGGAGGTCTTGCCCCTCACGACCTATTACAAGATCCGCATGGAGACAGAGAACGACATAAGGGGAAAGCCCTGCACCTTCAACGCCCAGCGCGACGTGGTGGTCCACTCGCCATGA
- a CDS encoding radical SAM protein: MGRVQMARGTGMAEVRHLKKLYDLLGSDRLRAGVLQAAEALGMRKNVLRMDTNDVCNIECIMCENRPQKCTEEHMMPLPRFNALLERVGPAARLLYLSCSYEPLMTPGFIDYIASAKDRGIPFVSFATNGLLLDDTIMKFMVERPVDELVISMNGFARDDYHRIMFRSNFDAVTEKLARLRELKRSRNSAFPRLRVNTILMKTNLLRFDEAMAFVEEYGASTVQFRSFKVDERHNNNPGEIAKERLSRLAPAEIASFASHIREKVHELSRKGITVIVPREILEKGTISEAGDSSARGSCSIPFFSQWVDFKGNLRICCGEHEDSCIGNVIDDDPGEVRKKRDAFRAQALSGKCRKNCTMFINSSTMT; the protein is encoded by the coding sequence ATGGGGCGAGTGCAGATGGCGCGGGGTACAGGTATGGCCGAGGTGAGGCACTTAAAAAAACTTTATGATCTGCTGGGAAGCGACAGGCTCAGGGCAGGGGTGCTGCAGGCGGCCGAGGCCCTGGGGATGCGCAAGAATGTCCTGCGGATGGATACCAACGACGTCTGCAATATCGAATGCATCATGTGCGAGAACAGGCCTCAGAAATGCACAGAAGAGCATATGATGCCCCTTCCCCGCTTCAATGCTCTCCTGGAAAGAGTCGGTCCCGCCGCGAGGCTCCTGTACCTCTCGTGCTCTTATGAGCCCCTCATGACGCCAGGTTTCATAGACTATATCGCGTCGGCGAAGGACCGGGGCATCCCCTTTGTCTCCTTTGCCACCAACGGCCTTCTCCTTGACGACACTATAATGAAATTCATGGTGGAGAGGCCTGTCGATGAGCTTGTCATCTCGATGAACGGATTTGCCCGCGATGACTATCACCGCATCATGTTCCGCTCGAATTTTGATGCCGTCACGGAAAAGCTCGCCAGGCTCAGGGAGCTGAAACGCTCGAGAAACTCGGCATTCCCGCGCCTCCGCGTCAACACCATCCTTATGAAGACAAACCTGCTGCGCTTTGATGAGGCGATGGCCTTCGTCGAGGAGTATGGCGCCTCCACTGTGCAGTTTCGCTCTTTCAAGGTTGATGAGCGCCACAACAACAACCCCGGGGAGATCGCAAAAGAGCGTCTCTCTCGCCTTGCGCCCGCAGAGATCGCGTCTTTTGCCTCACATATCAGGGAAAAGGTCCACGAGCTCTCACGTAAGGGCATTACCGTCATCGTGCCGCGGGAGATTCTGGAAAAGGGCACCATCAGCGAGGCCGGCGATTCATCGGCGAGGGGGAGCTGCTCCATCCCTTTTTTCTCCCAGTGGGTCGATTTCAAGGGGAACCTGCGCATCTGCTGCGGCGAGCACGAGGACTCCTGTATAGGGAATGTCATTGATGATGATCCCGGCGAGGTCAGGAAGAAGCGCGACGCCTTCAGGGCCCAGGCCCTCTCGGGGAAATGCCGGAAGAACTGCACCATGTTCATCAACTCGTCAACGATGACGTAG
- a CDS encoding alginate lyase family protein yields MRVEDIPALLSSFRYYRPGQMAGRVLHGMKRRFVRVTGGEKPSLPEEALRLREEGSRAGSTVKVSLLNRSIGYPSPSFWDDGASEKLFRYQLNAFEFLAGAFPCEDALLLIVDWIFCNADEGAEPWEPYVISRRMARWVQWIEGHRGAPAPYEAVTAVMAESLYRQGLRLFCDVEYHIGANHLFENYRALFLGSLFLMDKQFPSRERAERELEKWLLFSCRGLMEALASQVLPDGAHYELSPMYHQVVMEGTSSVIASGSAALAGGHPALREHGALIEKLVEASRSAFEKMKAWLSHLMHPDGKIALFGDAAFNGYRFSFPGFSPSDAPCALLLPDSGYALRRWGDGHYFVMKCQGPRPSHQPGHSHCDALSFELSLHGERAMVDTGCGSYQDSDIRTYCRGTEAHNVPHGEGLEQSECFASFGIGRRARVMEKYLEEQDGAVLISAVLHDYHGHIFRREVSLRDTAISLEDSLVSPPGKDFVSALHLGPLVSILECSSQAVKAECAGKKFTITSKGGLEVKDASYFPEFGSRVPIKAVAAKGVNSVQCLIEWS; encoded by the coding sequence ATGAGGGTTGAAGATATCCCGGCGCTTCTTTCCTCTTTCCGCTACTACCGGCCCGGCCAGATGGCGGGACGGGTCCTTCATGGCATGAAGCGCCGCTTTGTGCGCGTCACGGGGGGTGAGAAGCCGTCCCTTCCCGAAGAAGCCCTCAGGCTTCGCGAGGAGGGGAGCCGCGCCGGGAGCACGGTGAAGGTCTCTCTTCTGAACAGGAGCATTGGCTATCCGTCGCCGTCATTCTGGGATGACGGCGCCTCGGAGAAGCTTTTCCGCTATCAGCTCAATGCCTTTGAGTTTCTTGCAGGGGCCTTCCCTTGTGAGGATGCCCTTCTTCTCATCGTGGACTGGATATTCTGCAATGCTGACGAAGGCGCCGAGCCGTGGGAGCCTTACGTGATCTCCCGGAGGATGGCCCGGTGGGTTCAGTGGATTGAGGGGCACCGTGGAGCGCCTGCCCCTTATGAGGCCGTCACGGCGGTGATGGCAGAGTCTCTTTACCGGCAGGGGCTGAGGCTTTTCTGCGACGTGGAATACCATATCGGGGCCAACCACCTCTTTGAGAATTACCGGGCCCTTTTCCTTGGCTCCCTCTTTCTCATGGATAAGCAGTTTCCCTCGCGGGAGCGGGCGGAAAGAGAGCTTGAAAAATGGCTTCTCTTTTCCTGCCGGGGACTCATGGAGGCCCTGGCCTCCCAGGTGCTCCCGGACGGCGCCCATTATGAGCTCTCACCCATGTATCACCAGGTGGTGATGGAAGGCACCTCATCGGTCATCGCTTCGGGGAGCGCCGCCCTGGCTGGCGGGCATCCTGCCCTCAGGGAGCACGGGGCCCTCATTGAAAAGCTTGTCGAGGCCTCGCGCTCCGCCTTTGAGAAGATGAAGGCATGGCTTTCGCACCTTATGCACCCCGACGGGAAGATAGCCCTTTTCGGCGACGCCGCCTTCAACGGCTATCGCTTTTCCTTCCCTGGATTTTCGCCTTCAGACGCTCCCTGCGCCCTTCTCCTTCCCGACTCGGGGTATGCCCTGCGCCGATGGGGTGATGGCCATTACTTCGTAATGAAGTGCCAGGGCCCCCGCCCCTCGCACCAGCCGGGCCACTCCCACTGTGACGCCCTTTCCTTCGAGCTTTCCCTCCATGGCGAGCGCGCCATGGTGGACACGGGCTGCGGCTCATACCAGGACAGCGATATCCGCACATACTGCCGGGGCACGGAAGCCCATAACGTGCCCCATGGCGAGGGCCTTGAGCAGTCGGAGTGCTTTGCCTCCTTCGGGATAGGGCGCCGCGCGCGGGTCATGGAGAAATATCTTGAAGAGCAGGACGGCGCCGTTCTTATTTCCGCGGTGCTCCACGACTATCACGGCCACATCTTCCGCCGCGAAGTTTCCCTCAGGGATACCGCCATCTCCCTGGAGGATTCTCTTGTCTCTCCGCCTGGAAAGGACTTTGTCTCAGCGCTGCATCTCGGCCCTTTGGTAAGCATTCTGGAATGTTCCTCTCAAGCGGTGAAGGCCGAGTGCGCCGGGAAGAAGTTTACCATCACCTCAAAAGGGGGGCTTGAGGTGAAAGATGCCTCGTATTTCCCCGAGTTCGGCAGCAGGGTGCCCATCAAGGCCGTCGCGGCAAAAGGAGTGAACAGTGTGCAGTGCCTCATCGAGTGGTCGTGA
- a CDS encoding glycosyltransferase family 4 protein — MCSASSSGRETSLLIVTQYYHPDVTAAAFRIKETADLLAGKGYEVTVITARPHRGIAEGESAAPLDDGAVKVIRVPLVPYSGKGKWNYIAHYSSFMMNALMAALRLKGRPSVVLATSPPLFAGWAGLLTARLKGAKFFLDVRDLWPESAVSAGQLSQSGILFRGAKVAERLLYGGAVKISAVSRPMAERIGGIMGAPGSEKLFVMYNGVPSSYLPEAGKEPEASSRDFTVSYVGNFGRCQNLEVVVEAAALLEKEGHSGIDFRLIGDGVERRKLEAMALERGLKRFAIEGPVGKAEAFREMAQASALVLPLLSDETMARTIPSKVFDYMCAGKPVIYGIKGEGAEILSRTGGNLAFIPDDPPSLSEAIRKVKEEHEAFSLRASGNAREVAQSYTREKMADLLDEKIREVLGR, encoded by the coding sequence GTGTGCAGTGCCTCATCGAGTGGTCGTGAGACCTCTCTCCTCATAGTGACCCAGTATTACCACCCTGATGTGACGGCTGCCGCATTCCGCATCAAGGAGACTGCCGATTTGCTCGCAGGGAAGGGATATGAGGTGACGGTCATCACGGCGCGCCCGCACCGCGGGATAGCCGAGGGGGAAAGTGCCGCTCCCCTTGATGACGGCGCCGTGAAAGTGATCAGGGTGCCCCTTGTGCCCTATTCCGGGAAAGGCAAGTGGAACTATATCGCTCATTATTCGTCATTCATGATGAACGCCCTCATGGCGGCTCTCAGGCTCAAAGGCCGCCCCTCGGTGGTTTTAGCCACGAGCCCGCCCCTCTTTGCGGGGTGGGCGGGCCTTCTCACCGCGCGCCTCAAGGGGGCGAAGTTCTTCCTTGACGTGCGGGATCTCTGGCCCGAGTCAGCCGTGTCGGCAGGGCAGCTCTCTCAGTCGGGCATTCTTTTCAGGGGGGCGAAAGTGGCCGAGCGCTTGCTCTACGGGGGCGCCGTGAAGATATCGGCCGTGTCAAGGCCCATGGCAGAGCGCATCGGCGGGATTATGGGCGCCCCGGGCAGTGAAAAGCTCTTCGTCATGTACAACGGGGTGCCGTCCTCATATCTCCCGGAGGCAGGAAAGGAGCCTGAAGCGAGCTCCCGGGATTTCACGGTCTCCTATGTGGGGAACTTCGGGCGCTGCCAGAATCTTGAGGTGGTGGTCGAAGCGGCGGCGCTGCTGGAGAAGGAGGGGCATTCCGGCATCGACTTCCGCCTTATCGGAGATGGCGTGGAGCGAAGGAAGCTCGAGGCCATGGCTTTAGAGAGGGGCTTGAAGCGCTTCGCGATTGAGGGGCCTGTCGGCAAGGCCGAGGCTTTCAGGGAGATGGCGCAGGCTTCGGCGCTTGTCCTTCCCCTCCTCTCGGACGAGACGATGGCGAGAACAATCCCTTCGAAAGTCTTTGACTACATGTGCGCGGGAAAGCCTGTCATTTACGGCATCAAGGGCGAAGGCGCCGAGATCCTGTCGCGCACCGGGGGAAATCTTGCCTTTATCCCCGACGATCCGCCGTCGCTCTCTGAGGCCATAAGGAAAGTGAAAGAGGAGCATGAGGCTTTCTCGCTCAGGGCATCGGGAAATGCCCGGGAAGTGGCGCAGTCTTATACAAGGGAAAAGATGGCGGACCTTCTCGATGAGAAGATAAGGGAGGTCCTGGGCAGATAA